The DNA sequence CTCTACGGCGCCCTTTCCCTCCGTCAGCCCGCCGGGGGGCCGAGGGTGAACGTGGACACCATCCTTCTCGCAGCCTATGTCCGGAATACTTTCCCCCGTTCGGGGGGCAGGGTCATGGAGCTCGGGTGCGCCTCCGGCGCCGTGTCGCTGATCCTCGCCCTGCGGTTCCCCTCTGTGACCGTCACCGGACTCGAGATCCAGGAGGATCTGGCGGCCCTCGCGGAGGAGAACGCCCTTTCCAACGGGCTCTCGGGGAGAGTGTCCGTCGTCCGGGGCGACCTCAGGAATTCAGGGACCCTCTTTCCCGCCCAGTCCTTCGACTGCGTGGCCATGAACCCTCCCTACGGGGAACCCGGCCGCGGAAGGCCCAGCGCCTCCAGTTCGGACCGGCCTGCCCGTCAGGGTATCTGGTGCTCTCTTTCCGACCTGGCGGGGGCGGGAAGGCATCTTCTGAAGCACCGGGGAAGGATGTACGTTGTCTTCCGGGCGGGCAGGAGCGCCGAACTCATTTCCTCCCTTTCGGAGCAGGGTGTGGAGCCCAAGCGGGTCCGCTTTGTCCACCCCCTGCCGGGAAGGAAAGCCTCGGTGGTCCTCGTGGAAGCCCTCCGGGGCGGAAAACCGGGCATGACCGTGGAGCCTCCTCTTTTCATCGCGGACGGCAGCGGGAAGTACACGGAAGAGCTTTTGTCCGCCTATACGAAGGAGGGACTGCCATGCCGCTCGCAGTGATCCCCACCCCTGTGGGAAACCTGGAAGACATGACGCCGAGGGCTGTCCGGATGCTGAAGGAAGCCGACGTGATCGCCTGCGAGGATACCCGGACCTCCCTGCCCCTGCTCCGGCATTTCGGCATTTCGGCCCGCCTCGTCTCCTACCACGCCCACAACGAAAAGGGCAGGACGGAGCACCTTTTCTCCCTGTTGGCGGAGGGGAAAAATGTCGCCCTCATCTCCGACGCGGGAACGCCCGGCATTTCCGACCCGGGCTGGGAAATCGTTCGGAGATGCATTGATGAGGAAGTGGACGTGACGGTCCTGCCCGGGCCCACGGCCTTCGTCCCCGCCCTCGTGCTCTCCGGACTGCAGCCCCACCCCTTCCTGTTCCACGGCTTTCTTCCCGACAAACAGGGGGAGAGGGAGAAGGTCCTCCTGGATCTGGCTCCCCTGCAGTGCACTCTTGTCTTCTACGTGTCGCCCCACAAGGCGGAGAAGCATCTCCGCCACGCCGCGGACGTGCTCGGAAACAGGAGTGCCGCCCTCGTCCGGGAGATCAGCAAGGTGTACGAGGAGGCCCGGAGGGGTACCCTGGCGGAACTTGCGGATTCCGTGGCGGAGGGAGTCCGGGGCGAGATCGTCTTGGTGGTGGAAGGGGCCTCCCCGCCGGAACCCGACGGTGACCGGTGGAGGGAAGCGGCCCTGGCCATGCTGTCGGAAGGCCTTTCCTCCCGGGAGGTTGTCAAAATCGTCTCGAAGGAGTATGGTTTATCGAAAAATGACGTCAAATCGTTCCTTTTCGCTGAAAAAGCGGAGGACTGAATTCGAGGAAACGCAGGAGGGAACTGCCATGCCGGAGAACCTGAACCAGGAGAACAAAACCTTTTATCTCACCACCCCGATTTACTACGTGAACGACATTCCTCACATCGGCCACGCCTACACCACCATCGCCGCCGACGTGATGTGCCGGTACAAGCGCATGAAGGGCTATGACGTCATGTTCCTCACCGGGACGGACGAGCACGGGCAGAAGATCCAGCAGAGCGCCGCCGCCAAGGGGCTGACCCCCATCGAGCTCGCCGACCGTACCGTGCTGAACTTCAGGGAGCTCTGGCACGCTCTCGGCATCTCCAACGACGACTTCATCCGCACCACCGAGGAGCGACACCACAGGACCGTGCAGGCCATCTTCAAAAAGCTTCTCGACCAGGGGGACATCTACAAGGGAACCTACGAGGGCTGGTACTGCGTCCCCTGCGAGACCTACGTGCCTGAGAGCAGCATGGGCGAGGACAAGACATGCCCGGACTGCAGGCGTCCCCTCCAGATGATGGAGGAGGAGAGCTACTTTTTCCGGGCGTCGAAGTACGTGCCCCGGCTCCTCGAGTACTACGAGAAGAATCTCCGCGGGGTCATGCCCAGGAGCCGATACAACGAGATCGTGAGCTTCCTGAAAAGCGGCGTCCGGGACCAGTCCATCTCCAGGACCACGCTGAAATGGGGCATCCCTGTTCCAGGCGACGATGCCCACGTGGTGTACGTGTGGTTCGACGCCCTCATCAACTATGTGACCGCCTGCGGCTACCTGGACGACCCGGAGAAGTTCGCCAGATTCTGGCCCTCGGCCCACCACCTCGTGGGAAAGGACATCATCCGCTTCCACTGCGTCGTCTGGCCCATCATGCTCCTCGCCCTGGGCGTGAACCCTCCCGTGACGGTCTTCGCCCACGGCTGGTGGACCGTGGAGGGGGAGAAGATGTCCAAGTCCAGGGGCAACGTGGTGGATCCCTTCGAGATGGTGGAGCGGTACGGACGGGATCCCTTCCGCTATTTCCTCCTGCGGGAAGTGCCCTTCGGCCTTGACGGCGACTTCTCGGAAGCTGCCCTGGTGGGGAGGATCAACTCCGACCTCGCCAACGATCTGGGCAACCTTCTCAACCGGACCCTCCAGATGGTGGACAACTTCTGCGGCGGCGTCCTTCCGGTCTCGGGCGCCGCAGGGCAGCTTGAGCAGGAGATTGCGGAGCTTGCCGCCAAAACCGTGCGGGACGTGGACGAAAAGATCTCCGATTTCGCCTTCGACGAGGCCCTGAAGGCCATCTGGGCTCTCATCGGCAGGGGCAACAAGTACATCGACGAGACCATGCCCTGGAAGCTCGCCAAGGAGGGGAAGGAAGAGGACCTGCACCGGGTGCTCAACACCCTGTACGACGTCCTCAGGCTCGGCTCCCTCCTCGTGGCCCCCTTCGTTCCCGACACGGCGGCCCGCCTGTGGGAACAGCTCGGCCTGGAGGGAGACCCCGGAAAGTGTGCCATCGACGGCTTTGCCTGGGGCGAGAGGACCCCGGGGCTGAAGGTGAACAAGGGCAAGGTGCTCTTTCCACGGATCGACATGAACGAATGGAAGAAGGACAAGGAGGCCAGGGATGGGCGGAAGGCCGCTCCCGCCGCGGCCGCCCCCGCGCCGGAGATCCCCCTGGAGCACGAGGAAGCGGTGGAGATCGACGCCTTCCGGGCCGTGGAACTCCGGGTGGCCCAGATCGTCAGTGTGGAGGAGATTCCCAAGTCGAAGAAGCTCTACAAGCTTTCCATCGACCTCGGGTATGAGAAGCGGACCATCGTCTCCGGCATAAAGGAATTCTTCACCCCGGAAGAGCTTCTGGGCAAGCGCATCGTGATCGTGGCCAACCTGAAGCCGGCGAAGCTCTGCGGCGTGGAGAGCAACGGCATGCTCCTGGCAGCCGGAGACGGGAAGAAGACCACCCTCTCCCTCCTGACCCCCGACAGGGACATCCCCCTGGGCTGCAGGGTCAGCTGAACGCCCCAGCCCCGGACGGAATTCCCGGGAGCCTCCGGCGGAGCTGCCGGAGACTCCCGGTTTTTATTGAAGAGAAAAAGAGGAAACGATCATGGAAAACCACGACAGAAACACGGCCCGCCCCGTCCTGGCGGACACCCACTGCCACGTCATCGAGGGGCGGGACGGTTACGGAGACGCGAACGCCGTCTTCAAAAGAGCTTCGGACGCCGGGGTCGCCCGGATGCTCCTCGCGGGAAGCACCGTCCCCACGAGCGCCCTGGCGGTGGCCACGGCCGAAAAATACGCGCTCCTCGGGGTATTTGCCGCCGTGGGGGTCCATCCCCACGACGCCGCCTCCATACCCTCCTGCTCCGTGGAGGGGAAGGGCATTCCCCGGGAGCTTGCGGACCTGGCCGCGTCCCCCCGGGTGGTCGCCATAGGCGAAACGGGTCTTGACTATCATTACGACCATTCGCCCCGGGAGCAGCAGAAGGAAGCCTTCCGGGCCCACATCCGCTGGTCCCTCGAATCGGGGCTGCCCCTGGTGGTCCATGGCCGCGAGTCCTACGGGGACATAATCGCCATATTCAGGGAAGAGGGTGCCTCCAAAACCACCGGAGTCATCCACTGCTTTTCCGGCACGGAAGAGGATGCCGCCTTCTTCCTGGAGGCGGGCTACTGCCTCTCCTTCGCAGGCCCCCTGACCTTCGCCCGGAACGGAGGGCTCCGGGACCTGTTCCGCAGCCTGCCCCCGGACAGGATCCTTCTGGAGACAGACTCCCCCTGGCTGGCCCCCGTGCCGTACCGGGGAAAGACCAACGAGCCCGCCTTCGTGAAGCTGGTCTATGAAACGGCGGCGGACGTCCGCAACGTCTCCCTGGAGGACCTGGCCCGGACCGTATCCGCCAACGCGGCCCGGCTCTTCGGCTGGGGAGATCCCTGCACCGCGGTGGAGGCAGGACGATGAATTTCCCGGACACGGCCTTCAGCTTCACCCTCGACGCCGTCTGCCCCGTCACCGGGGCCCGGGCGGGAACTCTCCATACTCCCAGGGGAGACATTCAAACCCCGGTCTTCATGCCCGTGGGGACCCAGGCCACCGTGAAGGCCATGGCTCCCTTCGAACTCGAGGAGATGGGGGCGAGGATCATCCTGGCCAATACCTACCATCTCTATCTCAGGCCCGGCGCGGACATCGTCGCCGAAGGAGGAGGGCTCCACGGCTTCATGCAGTGGAAAAGGCCCATTCTCACCGACAGCGGCGGCTTCCAGGTCTTCTCCCTCTCCACCCTCAACCGGATTTCCGACGAAGGGGTCTGGTGCAGGTCTCACCACGACGGGACCCCACACGTCATGAACCCCGAGTGGTCCATGTCCGTACAGAAACAACTCGGCAGCGACATCGCCATGTGCTTCGACCAGTGCGCCCCCTGGCCCTGCTCCAGGGAGGAGGCGGAAGGGGCGGTGCGGCGCACCGCCCTCTGGGCCGCCAGGTCGAAGGAGGCCCACGCCCGGGAATGGCAGGGGGAGCGGCGGCAGGCCCTGTTCGGCATCGTCCAGGGGTCCGTCTGGGAGGACCTCAGGCTCCGCTCGGCGAAGGACATCATTCCCATGGATTTCCCCGGCTATGCCGTGGGCGGCCTCTCCGTGGGAGAACCCCACGGGGACATGTACCGCATCCTCGACAGCCTGAAGGGCGTGCTCCCCTCCGGCAAGCCCCGGTATCTCATGGGGGTCGGGCGTCCCGACAACCTGGTGGAGGGAGTGGCCCGGGGCATCGACATGTTCGACTGCGTCCTCCCCACGAGAAACGGGAGAAACGGTACCCTCTTCACCCCCTATGGTGCGGTGAACATCAAAAAAAAACAGTACGAACGGGATTTTACCCCCGTGGATCCGGAGTGCGACTGCTATGCCTGCCGGACCTTCACCAGGGCCTATATCCGCCACCTGTACCGCTCCGGGGAGATCCTCGCCTCCAGGCTGTGCAGCTGGCACAATCTCCGGTTTCTGATCCGTCTGGGCGAAGAAATGAGGAAGGCTATTCTCGAAGGCAGGTTCCCGGAATTCCGGCGGGCCTTTCTCGGCCGTTTCTCCGGAGGTGAGGCGGAGTGAGTTTTCCCCGCATTCTCGCCGTGGATCCCTGGAACCCGGACCCGAAGGCCATCGGAGAGGCTGCGGAGTTTCTCCGATGCGGCCGCCTCGTCGCCTTTCCCACGGAGACCGTCTACGGCCTCGGGGCGAACGGCCTCGACCCTGCTGCTGCGGCGAAAATCTATGCCGCCAAGGGGCGTCCCTCGGACAATCCCCTGATCCTGCATTTTTCCTCCCCCGGGGACGCAGAATCGGCCGTCCTGGTGAACGGGAGGGCCAGACGGCTCATGGAGCTGTTCTGGCCCGGTCCCCTGACACTGGTCCTTCCCTCCCGGGGAGTCGTGCCGCGGGAAGTGACGGCGGGCCTCGACACCGTTGCGGTCCGGATGCCCTCCCATCCCGTGGCCCTTGCCCTGATCGCGGCGGCGGGACTGCCGGTGGCCGCGCCGAGCGCCAACTCCAGCGGCCGGCCCAGCCCCACTGATGCCCTTGCCGTGGCCTCGGACCTGGAGGACAGGGTGGATCTCGTCCTCGACGGCGGCCCCACGTCAGTGGGACTCGAGTCCACGGTTCTCGACCTCACGGGGGAGCAGATGGTCCTTCTGCGGCCGGGAGGATGCCCGGTGGAGGAGATCGAGGGCAGGACGGGCGGACAGGTTCTCCGTTCAGGCGGCAATGTGCGCCGCTCCCCGGGAACGAGATATCGCCATTATGCCCCCTCGGTTCCGCTGATCCTGCACGACGGAGCAGGCGCGAGGGAGAAAGCCCTCGCCTTCGGGGGACGGATTGCCTGGCTCGGCATGGACGGACCGGAGATCCTCTTCGCTCCCGGCGAGACGGACGGGGAGCTATCCCTCCGGTTTTCCACGCCGGAAAATTTTGCCCGGGGACTCTTCCACGCCCTTCGGGTTCTCGAGTCGTCAGGAGCTTCGGTCATTGTCGCCCAGCGGCCCGGGAACGAGGCGGGCATCGCCCTCGCCCTCAGGGATCGCCTGGAAAGAGCGTCTTCCGGAGAGAAGAACAGCGGCTTGGAAAATTAAGGCTTGCCAAAGGCTCCGGGCCTTGCTAAAATTACCCTCGTGATTCAAGCCGGGGTGGCGGAATTGGTAGACGCGCTAGATTCAGGTTCTAGTGGGCGATAGCCTGTCGGGGTTCGAGTCCCCGCCTCGGCACCATACTGAAGAAAAAGCAGCAACCTTTTTTCTAAAGGTCGTATTATGTCCGTTGACATAATGCGACCTTTTTGTTATCTTTTCTATTTGTCAGTACTCATTTCCCACCAATCTTTTCAGGGAGGTCATACGGTTCATGGCCGAATTTGTCCCCGTCAGCAGCGAGCGCCAGAGATTGACCTTCGGACGTGCCCGGGATCTTGTCGAGATTCCCGACATGATCGAGGTGCAGCGCGACTCATACAACTGGTTCTGCCAGGAAGACGCCGCTCCGGAGGCGCGGGTTCCTCAGGGGCTGCAGGAACTGCTCCACGAAGTGTTTCCTATCGAAAGCTATGACGGCTCCTTCGCCCTCGAGTTCGTCAGGTATCTTCTCGACGAACCCTCCACCGAGGAAGAGGAATCCCGCCAGAGGGATCTCACCTGGTCGCGGCCCATCAGGGCCACAATTCGTCTGGTGAACCGGAAGACGAAAGAAATGAAGGAAGAGGAGATTTTCCTCGGCGACTTCCCCCTGATGACGGGAAGAGGCACCTTCATCATCAACGGAACGGAGCGCGTGGTGGTAAACCAGCTCGCCCGCTCCGCAGGCGTCTATTTCACCAAGGATGAACAGATTCCCGGCCAGGAAGCCTATTCCGCGAAAATCATCCCCGACAGGGGAGCATGGCTCGAATTCAGCCTGACCCCCGGGGATCTTATCTCCGTCAATATCGACAACAGGAAGAAGATTCCCGCGACCCTCCTGCTGAAAATCTTCGGCGCGTCCACAAACGAAGGCGTCCTCGACCTCTTCGATGCGAAGACGGTGCAGAAGGATGTCACCGAGGAGGACGTGAAGGGCATGCTGTCCGCCGAGTCCGTCCTCGACCAGGACGGCTCCACGGTGCTGCCCAGGAACAGGACCATCACCAAGGAACACCTGGAGAAGCTCTGGAGCATGGGCAGGACGAAGGTCCTGGTGTGGGACGCCGACACCGCCGTGGCCGCCACCCTTGAAAAGGACGGGGCCTTCAACACGGACGAGGCCATGGTTGAGCTGTTCCGCAAGCTCCGCCCCAACGAGCCCGCCCGGATCGAGAACGCCCGGGAATATGTCCACAGCCTCTTCTTCGACCCCCGCAGGTACAACCTCGGCCGCGTGGGCCGGTACAAGATGAACCGCAAGCTCGGCCTGGAGATCCCCGAGGAGGTGCGCCTTCTCACAAAGGAAGACCTGGTGAGCATCATCAGGGGGATCATCGACCTCAAGAACCCCGAGAAGACGGACGACGACATCGACCATCTCGGCAACCGGCGGGTCCGTTCCGTGGGCGAACTGCTCCAGAACCAGATCCGCATCGGCCTGCTCCGCATGGAGCGTATCGCCAAGGAGAGGATGACCACCATCCCCGACCTGGGCAACGCCATGGCCAGGGACCTGATCAACGTACGCCCCATCGCCGCCTCCCTTCGGGAATTCTTCGGATCGGGTCAGCTTTCCCAGTTCATGGACCAGACGAACCCCCTCGCCGAGGTCACCCACAGGCGGAGGCTTTCCGCCCTGGGCCCCGGGGGCCTTTCAAGGGAACGGGCCGGGTTCGAGGCCCGGGACGTCCACTATACCCATTACGGCCGGGTCTGCCCCATCGAGACGCCTGAAGGCCCCAACATCGGCCTCGTGACCTCCCTCGCCACCTATGCCCGGCTCAACGAGTACGGGTTCCTCATCACCCCGAGGCGGAAAGTGGAAAACGGCCGGGTGACCGGCGAAATCGTCTTCCTGTCCGCCGACGAGGAGGACAATGTCTTCGTGGGCATGGCCAACACCCCCGTGGATGCCGACGGCAGGATCACCGAGGAGCAGTGCTTCACCAGGTACCAGGGCAACATCGTCACGGTGCCCCGGGAGGAAGTGTCCTACCTCGACGTGTCGCCCAAGCAGATCGTCTCCGCCTCCACGGCGCTCATTCCCTTCCTGGAGCACGACGACGCCAACCGGGCCCTCATGGGCTCGAACATGCAGCGCCAGGCGGTGCCCCTCATCGCTCCCGAGGCCCCCGTGGTGGGCACGGGAGTGGAGCACCGCATCGCCAAGGATTCCGGATCCTGCGTGGTGGCAGTGAAGGACGGCGTGGTGGAGTACGTGGATTCCACCCGGATCGAGATCCGCAAGGGCGCTGAATCCCACATCTATCCCCTCGTCAAGTTCCGCCGGTCGAACCAGGGCACGGTGATCCACCAGAAGCCCATCGTCCGCAAGGGAGAAAGCATCGCCAAGGGCCAGATCATCGCCGACGGACAGGCCTCCGAGGGAGGAGAGCTCGCCCTCGGAAGGAATGTGATCGTCGCCTTCATGCCCTGGGAGGGCTTCAACTTCGAGGACGCCATCCTGCTCAGCGAACGGCTTGTCAAGGAGGACTTCTACTCCTCCATCCACATAGAGGAATACGAGATCGAAGCCCGGGACACGAAGCTCGGCCCCGAGGAGATCACCAGAGACATCCCCAACGTGGGCGAGGACATGCTGAAGAACCTCGACGAGGACGGCATCGTCCGCGTGGGTGCGGAGGTCAACGCCGGCGATATCCTCGTCGGAAAGGTCACCCCCAAGGGAGAGTCCGACCAGACGCCGGAAGAGAAGCTCCTTCGGGCCATCTTCGGAGAGAAGGCCCGGGAAGTCCGGGATACGTCTCTCAAGGTGCCCCACGGAGCACGGGGAAAAATCGTGGCGGTCAAGCAGATGACCAGGGCCGACAGCCCCGACGCCCTCAGCCCGGGCGTCAACAAGGTGGTCAAGATCTACGTCGCCCAGCTCCGCAAAATCACCGTGGGAGACAAGATGGCCGGACGGCACGGAAACAAGGGCGTCGTCTCCAGGATCCTCCCCGCGGAGGACATGCCCTACCTCCCCGACGGCACACCCGTGGACGTGGTCCTCAATCCCCTCGGCGTTCCCAGCCGCATGAACCTGGGGCAGGTGCTCGAGACCATCATGGGCTTCGTGGCCTTCCAGAACGGCTGGAAGGTGGCCACTCCGGTCTTCGAGGGGGCGAAGGAGCACGAAATTTTCGAGCTGCTGGAGCAGCTCAGCAAGGATAAATATCCCGAACTCACCTCCGACGGCATGATTACCCTGTACGACGGCCGGACGGGAGACGCCTTCGAAAAGAAGGTCACCGTGGGCTGCATGTACATGCTCAAGCTTATCCACCTCGTGGACGACAAGATCCATGCCCGGTCCATCGGCCCGTACAGCCTCATCACCCAGCAGCCCCTGGGCGGAAAGGCCCAGTTCGGCGGCCAGAGGTTCGGAGAAATGGAAGTCTGGGCCCTGGAAGGGTACGGCGCTGCGAACATCCTCCAGGAAATGCTCACCGTGAAGTCCGACGACATCCGGGGAAGGCTCAAGACCTACGAGAGGATCGTCAAGGGGCAGAACCTCACCAAGCCCGGCGTACCGGAGAGCTTCCGGGTTCTCGTAAAGGAACTCCAGGGACTCGGACTCGACGTGGAAGTGAAGTACAGCGACGGCCAGATAGGTGAACTGCTCATGGACGACGACGAGGACGAGGTACCCGTCGGACGGTATTCCGGCCCCAGGGAGCGCCCTGTCTTCGAGGAGAAGGAACCCGAGGAAAAGGAAAAGAGCGACTCCGTTTTCGGAGAGGAAGAAATGGAAGAGATCGTTCCCGAGGAAATGCTCTTCGGCGAAGAGCTTCCTGAAGGTATGTCCATAGAAGAAGGGGATGAAAACTGATGGCCCGAAGGGAAATACTCGGGGTGCGGGTCAAGCTCGCAAGCCCGGAAAGAATACGGGAACTCTCCAGCGGAGAGGTGAAGAAGCCCGAGACCATCAATTACCGGACCCTCCGGCCTGAAAAGGACGGACTCTTCTGCGAGCGCATCTTCGGCCCCACCAAGAGCTACGAGTGCGCCTGCGGAAAATACAAGCGCAGCGGCCCCAAGTTCAAGGGGATCATCTGCGACCGCTGCGGCGTGGAAGTCACGGACAACAGGGTCCGCCGGGAGCGCATGGGCCATATTGAGCTCGCCGCGCCGGTGGTGCACATCTGGTACCTCCGGGGCATCCCAAGCAGGCTCAGCCTGCTGCTGGGCTGCACCACCAAGGACCTTGAGAAGGTGGTCTACTTCGCCCCCACCCGCCAGCGGGAAGCCGCCTACAAGGTGGTCATGGAAGGGCGGCGGATCGACCTTGCCCGGAAAAACGACGTGCTCTCCGAGAGCGAGGTCCGGATCCACAGCCACTACGATCCCAAGTTCAAGGCCGAGGAGGCCTTCCGGATCGTCACCGTGGACGACGTACCCGTGAACGAGAACGACCTTCTCTCCGCGGGGCAGGTCTCCCGGTTCAAGACGGAGTACGGCGACGAGAGCTTCAAGGTGGAGACCGCCTTCTCCCTCGTCACCATACCCGACGATCCCTCCTGCGCAGAGGGCGCGGTCATATCGGCCACCGACCTCGAGCGCCTCCGGAAGCGACACGGCGACACCTTTGAAGTGGAGCGGGCCATGGCCGGAAACCAGGAGGCCTTCGTGGTCACCGCCGCAGTCCACCTTCCCTTTGAAAAGGGCGACGTCCTCTCCGAGAGCGAGTTCCGGCTCTACAGCCAGAAATTCCCCGGGAGGTTCACCGCCCAGCAGGAAGTCATCACCGTGGAGGACCCGTGCTACGTGGTCATCGAGGAGGGCATCTCCCCCTTCGCACCGGCGGACATCATCCTCGAAAGAGAGTATGACCTCTGCGCCGCCTACGACAAGAAATTCCGGGCGGGCATCGGAGCCGAGGGAGTCCAGGCCCTGCTGGAGCAGATCGATCTCGACCAGCTCGGCGCGGCCCTCAGGGAAGAAGTCTCCGAGAGCACCGGGCAGAAGAAGCGCAAGCTCATCAAGAGGCTCCAGGTGGCGGAGGACTTCCGGAAGAGCAAATCCACGGCCAAGTCCATGATCCTCGAAGTGCTGCCGGTCATCCCGCCCGACCTGCGCCCCATGGTGCAGCTCGACGGCGGCCGGTTCGCCACGTCGGACCTCAACGACCTGTACCGGAGGGTCATCAACCGGAACAACCGGCTGAAGAAGCTCCAGGAGCTCAAGGCTCCGGAGATCATCATCCGGAACGAAAAGCGCATGCTCCAGGAAGCCGTTGACGCCCTCATCGACAACGGCCGCATGGGCAAGGCCGTGCTGGGCGCCGGAAACCGTCCCCTCAAGAGCCTTACCGACCTGCTCAGGGGAAAGAAGGGCCGGTTCCGCCAGAACCTCCTCGGCAAGAGGGTGGACTATTCCGGCCGTTCCGTCATCGTCATCGGCCCCCAGCTCAAGATCTACCAGTGCGGCCTGCCGAAGCAGATGGCACTGGAGCTCTTCAAGCCCTTCGTCATCCGCCAGCTCGTGGAGCGGGGCCTCGCCCCCAACGTGAAGAGCGCCAAGCGGATCATCGAGCGGGGCCGGGAAGAGATCTGGGGCATCCTCGAGGAGATCATCAAGGACCATCCCGTTATGCTGAACCGGGCTCCCACGCTCCACAGACTCGGCATCCAGGCCTTTGAGCCCGTGCTCATGGAGGGCAAGGCCATCCGGCTGCACCCCATGGTGTGCACCGCCTTCAACGCCGACTTCGACGGAGACCAGATGGCCGTCCACGTGCCCCTGTCCATCGAGGCCCAGGCGGAAGCCCGGCTGCTCATGCTCTCGGCGAACAACCTGCTCTCCCCGGCGAGCGGCCGTCCCGTCATGACGCCCACCCAGGACATCGTGCTCGGCATCTACTACCTCACCGACATGAAGGACGGAGTGGAAGGCGAAGAACTGCCCCACTTCTCCAGCCTGGACGACGCCCTCGTGGCGTTCAACCACGGCGTGGTCAGGGTGGACAGCAGAATAAAACTGATGAACGACCCCGATTGGGGCGGCGGGGAAAAATGGATCGAGACGTCCCCCGGACGGGTCATTTTCAACAGTATCCTCCCCCGGGGGCTGCGGTTCGTCAACCGCCAGCTCGGGAAGAAGGACCTCGGCATCATCCTCGACCGGGCCTACGACATGGTGGACCGGGTGGCCATGGTGAAGATGCTCGACGACATCAAGATGCTGGGCTACCGGTGGGCCACCCGGAGCGGCATCAGCTTCGGCGTTCAGTCCATCATCATCCCGCCGGAGAAGATGGAGC is a window from the Aminivibrio pyruvatiphilus genome containing:
- a CDS encoding tRNA1(Val) (adenine(37)-N6)-methyltransferase; this translates as MTVTRDDLLYGALSLRQPAGGPRVNVDTILLAAYVRNTFPRSGGRVMELGCASGAVSLILALRFPSVTVTGLEIQEDLAALAEENALSNGLSGRVSVVRGDLRNSGTLFPAQSFDCVAMNPPYGEPGRGRPSASSSDRPARQGIWCSLSDLAGAGRHLLKHRGRMYVVFRAGRSAELISSLSEQGVEPKRVRFVHPLPGRKASVVLVEALRGGKPGMTVEPPLFIADGSGKYTEELLSAYTKEGLPCRSQ
- the metG gene encoding methionine--tRNA ligase codes for the protein MPENLNQENKTFYLTTPIYYVNDIPHIGHAYTTIAADVMCRYKRMKGYDVMFLTGTDEHGQKIQQSAAAKGLTPIELADRTVLNFRELWHALGISNDDFIRTTEERHHRTVQAIFKKLLDQGDIYKGTYEGWYCVPCETYVPESSMGEDKTCPDCRRPLQMMEEESYFFRASKYVPRLLEYYEKNLRGVMPRSRYNEIVSFLKSGVRDQSISRTTLKWGIPVPGDDAHVVYVWFDALINYVTACGYLDDPEKFARFWPSAHHLVGKDIIRFHCVVWPIMLLALGVNPPVTVFAHGWWTVEGEKMSKSRGNVVDPFEMVERYGRDPFRYFLLREVPFGLDGDFSEAALVGRINSDLANDLGNLLNRTLQMVDNFCGGVLPVSGAAGQLEQEIAELAAKTVRDVDEKISDFAFDEALKAIWALIGRGNKYIDETMPWKLAKEGKEEDLHRVLNTLYDVLRLGSLLVAPFVPDTAARLWEQLGLEGDPGKCAIDGFAWGERTPGLKVNKGKVLFPRIDMNEWKKDKEARDGRKAAPAAAAPAPEIPLEHEEAVEIDAFRAVELRVAQIVSVEEIPKSKKLYKLSIDLGYEKRTIVSGIKEFFTPEELLGKRIVIVANLKPAKLCGVESNGMLLAAGDGKKTTLSLLTPDRDIPLGCRVS
- a CDS encoding TatD family hydrolase, which encodes MENHDRNTARPVLADTHCHVIEGRDGYGDANAVFKRASDAGVARMLLAGSTVPTSALAVATAEKYALLGVFAAVGVHPHDAASIPSCSVEGKGIPRELADLAASPRVVAIGETGLDYHYDHSPREQQKEAFRAHIRWSLESGLPLVVHGRESYGDIIAIFREEGASKTTGVIHCFSGTEEDAAFFLEAGYCLSFAGPLTFARNGGLRDLFRSLPPDRILLETDSPWLAPVPYRGKTNEPAFVKLVYETAADVRNVSLEDLARTVSANAARLFGWGDPCTAVEAGR
- the tgt gene encoding tRNA guanosine(34) transglycosylase Tgt, producing the protein MNFPDTAFSFTLDAVCPVTGARAGTLHTPRGDIQTPVFMPVGTQATVKAMAPFELEEMGARIILANTYHLYLRPGADIVAEGGGLHGFMQWKRPILTDSGGFQVFSLSTLNRISDEGVWCRSHHDGTPHVMNPEWSMSVQKQLGSDIAMCFDQCAPWPCSREEAEGAVRRTALWAARSKEAHAREWQGERRQALFGIVQGSVWEDLRLRSAKDIIPMDFPGYAVGGLSVGEPHGDMYRILDSLKGVLPSGKPRYLMGVGRPDNLVEGVARGIDMFDCVLPTRNGRNGTLFTPYGAVNIKKKQYERDFTPVDPECDCYACRTFTRAYIRHLYRSGEILASRLCSWHNLRFLIRLGEEMRKAILEGRFPEFRRAFLGRFSGGEAE
- a CDS encoding L-threonylcarbamoyladenylate synthase, whose amino-acid sequence is MSFPRILAVDPWNPDPKAIGEAAEFLRCGRLVAFPTETVYGLGANGLDPAAAAKIYAAKGRPSDNPLILHFSSPGDAESAVLVNGRARRLMELFWPGPLTLVLPSRGVVPREVTAGLDTVAVRMPSHPVALALIAAAGLPVAAPSANSSGRPSPTDALAVASDLEDRVDLVLDGGPTSVGLESTVLDLTGEQMVLLRPGGCPVEEIEGRTGGQVLRSGGNVRRSPGTRYRHYAPSVPLILHDGAGAREKALAFGGRIAWLGMDGPEILFAPGETDGELSLRFSTPENFARGLFHALRVLESSGASVIVAQRPGNEAGIALALRDRLERASSGEKNSGLEN
- the rsmI gene encoding 16S rRNA (cytidine(1402)-2'-O)-methyltransferase produces the protein MPLAVIPTPVGNLEDMTPRAVRMLKEADVIACEDTRTSLPLLRHFGISARLVSYHAHNEKGRTEHLFSLLAEGKNVALISDAGTPGISDPGWEIVRRCIDEEVDVTVLPGPTAFVPALVLSGLQPHPFLFHGFLPDKQGEREKVLLDLAPLQCTLVFYVSPHKAEKHLRHAADVLGNRSAALVREISKVYEEARRGTLAELADSVAEGVRGEIVLVVEGASPPEPDGDRWREAALAMLSEGLSSREVVKIVSKEYGLSKNDVKSFLFAEKAED